A genome region from Canis lupus dingo isolate Sandy chromosome 7, ASM325472v2, whole genome shotgun sequence includes the following:
- the DSC2 gene encoding desmocollin-2 isoform X3, producing MAPARATRPASGALRPQLLLTLAILTFTCDACKKVILHVPSKLDAEKFVGRVNLKECFQSANLIHSSDPDFQILEDGSVYTTNAVLSSEERSFSILLSNTENQEEKKILVLLQHQTKVLKKRHSKEKVLRRAKRRWAPIPCSMQENSLGPFPLFLQQIQSDTAQNYTIFYSIRGPGVDREPKNLFYVERDTGNLFCTRPVDREEYESFELIAFATTPDGYTPELPLPLVIRIEDENDNYPIFTEKTYVFTISENCRVGSTVGQVCATDKDEPDTMHTRLKYSIIEQLPAYPTLFSMHPTTGVITTSSSQLDRELIDKYQLKIKVQDMDGQYFGLQTTSICIINIDDVNDNLPTFTRTSYVTSVEENTVDVEILRVTVEDKDLMNTANWRANYTILKGNENENFKIVTDPKTNEGILCVVKPLNYEERKQVDLQIVVVNEAPYSKEGSLRSTMSTATVTVNVKNQDEGPECSPRVQTIQTKENVPVGTEIQGYKAYDPETRSSSGIRYKKLSDPKEWVRINENTGSITIFRNLDREAEMIRGGIYNITILASDKDGRSCTGTLGIILQDVNDNGPSIPKHTVVICKTVLSPSADIVAIDPDEPINGPPFDFRLENIPDSDIERTWRLTKINDTAARLFYEKDLPFGTYRISVRVADRHGRSLITPLKVLLCDCVTENDCTLRTDARTGGGDVRLGKWAILAILLGIALLFCILFTLVCGGTGAAKQPKVFPDDLAQQNLIVSNTEAPGDDKICSTDGFTTHTVGSSAQGVCGTMGSGVKNGGQESIEMVKGGHQTLESCRGTGHHHTLDSCRGGHVEVDTCRYTYSEWHNFTQPRLGEESIRGHTLIKN from the exons ATGGCGCCAGCCCGCGCCACCCGCCCCGCCAGCGGAGCCCTCCGCCCGCAACTGCTGCTGACCCTCGCG ATCTTAACATTTACCTGTGATGCCTGCAAAAAAGTCATACTACATGTCCCCTCCAAACTAGATGCTGAGAAATTTGTCGGTAGAG TTAACCTGAAGGAGTGCTTTCAGTCTGCAAATCTGATTCATTCGAGTGATCCTGATTTCCAAATTTTAGAAGATGGTTCAGTCTATACAACAAATGCTGTTTTGTCTTCAGAGGAGAGAAGTTTTAGCATATTACTTTCCAACACTGAgaaccaagaagaaaagaaaatacttgttcTGTTACAGCATCAAACTAAG GTACTAAAGAAAAGACATTCTAAAGAAAAAGTTCTAAGACGTGCCAAGAGAAGATGGGCTCCTATTCCTTGTTCAATGCAGGAGAATTCTTTGGGTCCTTTCCCACTTTTTCTTCAGCAG ATTCAATCTGACACCGCACAAAACTACACTATATTCTATTCCATAAGAGGACCTGGGGTAGACCGAGAacctaagaatttattttatgtagagAGAGATACTGGAAATCTGTTTTGTACTCGTCCTGTAGATCGTGAGGAATATGAATCCTTTGAG CTAATTGCCTTTGCCACAACTCCAGACGGATACACTCCAGAACTTCCACTGCCACTGGTAATCAGAATTGAGGATGAAAATGACAACTACcccatttttacagaaaaaactTATGTTTTTACAATTTCTGAAAATTGCAGAGTTG GTTCTACGGTGGGACAGGTGTGTGCAACTGACAAAGATGAACCTGATACGATGCACACACGTCTCAAATACTCCATCATCGAGCAGTTGCCAGCGTATCCCACACTATTTTCCATGCATCCAACTACAGGCGTGATCACCACGTCCTCATCTCAGCTAGACAGAGAG CTAATTGATAAATAccagttgaaaataaaagtacaagaTATGGATGGTCAATATTTCGGTTTGCAGACAACTTCAATTTGCATCATTAATATTGATGATGTAAATGACAACTTGCCAACATTTACCCGTACTTCT tatgTGACATCAGTGGAAGAAAATACTGTTGATGTCGAAATCCTCCGTGTTACTGTTGAGGATAAGGATTTAATGAATACTGCGAATTGGAGAGCTAATTATACCATTTTAAAGGgtaatgaaaatgagaattttaaaatagtaacagACCCGAAAACCAATGAAGGAATTCTGTGTGTGGTTAAG cccctgaattatgaagaaagaaaacaggtggaCCTACAGATTGTTGTAGTTAATGAAGCTCCATACTCGAAAGAGGGTAGCTTACGATCTACCATGAGCACAGCAACAGTTACTGTTAATGTAAAAAATCAAGATGAGGGCCCTGAGTGTAGCCCTCGAGTACAAACCATTCAAACTAAAGAAAATGTGCCAGTGGGGACAGAGATTCAAGGATACAAAGCGTATGACCCCGAAACAAGAAGTAGCAGTGGCATAAG GTACAAGAAATTAAGTGATCCAAAAGAGTGGgtcagaataaatgaaaacacaggatCCATTACAATTTTCAGAAACCTGGATCGAGAGGCAGAGATGATCAGAGgtggtatatataatattacaattCTTGCATCAGACAAAG ATGGGAGATCATGTACTGGGACACTGGGAATCATACTTCAAGATGTGAACGATAATGGCCCATCAATACCAAAACACACAGTGGTAATCTGCAAAACCGTCTTGTCACCATCTGCGGACATTGTTGCTATAGACCCTGATGAGCCTATCAATGGCCCACCCTTTGACTTCAGATTGGAGAATATTCCTGATTCAGACATAGAAAGAACATGGAGATTAACAAAAATTAACG atacGGCAGCTCGTCTTTTCTATGAGAAGGACCTTCCATTTGGAACATATCGAATATCTGTCAGAGTTGCCGATAGACATGGCCGGTCACTCATCACTCCGTTAAAAGTACTTTTATGTGACTGTGTTACTGAAAATGACTGCACGCTTCGCACAGATGCGAGGACTGGTGGCGGAGATGTGAGACTTGGAAAGTGGGCCATCCTTGCAATATTGTTGGGCATAGCGTTGCTCTTTT GTATCCTATTTACCTTAGTCTGTGGGGGTACTGGGGCAGCTAAACAGCCCAAAGTATTTCCTGATGATTTAGCCCAGCAGAACCTCATTGTGTCAAATACAGAAGCTCCAGGAGATGACAAAATA tgTTCCACGGATGGCTTTACAACCCATACTGTGGGCAGTTCGGCTCAGGGAGTGTGTGGCACCATGGGATCAGGAGTGAAAAATGGAGGGCAGGAGAGCATTGAAATGGTGAAAGGTGGACAtcagaccctggaatcatgccggGGGACTGGGCATCATCACACCCTGGATTCCTGTAGGGGAGGACATGTGGAGGTGGACACCTGCAGATACACCTACTCCGAATGGCATAATTTCACTCAGCCCCGCCTTGGTGAA GAATCCATTAGAGGACACACtctgattaaaaattaa
- the DSC2 gene encoding desmocollin-2 isoform X1, with the protein MAPARATRPASGALRPQLLLTLAILTFTCDACKKVILHVPSKLDAEKFVGRVNLKECFQSANLIHSSDPDFQILEDGSVYTTNAVLSSEERSFSILLSNTENQEEKKILVLLQHQTKVLKKRHSKEKVLRRAKRRWAPIPCSMQENSLGPFPLFLQQIQSDTAQNYTIFYSIRGPGVDREPKNLFYVERDTGNLFCTRPVDREEYESFELIAFATTPDGYTPELPLPLVIRIEDENDNYPIFTEKTYVFTISENCRVGSTVGQVCATDKDEPDTMHTRLKYSIIEQLPAYPTLFSMHPTTGVITTSSSQLDRELIDKYQLKIKVQDMDGQYFGLQTTSICIINIDDVNDNLPTFTRTSYVTSVEENTVDVEILRVTVEDKDLMNTANWRANYTILKGNENENFKIVTDPKTNEGILCVVKPLNYEERKQVDLQIVVVNEAPYSKEGSLRSTMSTATVTVNVKNQDEGPECSPRVQTIQTKENVPVGTEIQGYKAYDPETRSSSGIRYKKLSDPKEWVRINENTGSITIFRNLDREAEMIRGGIYNITILASDKDGRSCTGTLGIILQDVNDNGPSIPKHTVVICKTVLSPSADIVAIDPDEPINGPPFDFRLENIPDSDIERTWRLTKINDTAARLFYEKDLPFGTYRISVRVADRHGRSLITPLKVLLCDCVTENDCTLRTDARTGGGDVRLGKWAILAILLGIALLFCILFTLVCGGTGAAKQPKVFPDDLAQQNLIVSNTEAPGDDKICSTDGFTTHTVGSSAQGVCGTMGSGVKNGGQESIEMVKGGHQTLESCRGTGHHHTLDSCRGGHVEVDTCRYTYSEWHNFTQPRLGEKVQLCNQDDKHKHAQDYVLTYNYEGKGSVAGSIGCCSERQEEDGLEFLDHLEPKFRTLAEACIKR; encoded by the exons ATGGCGCCAGCCCGCGCCACCCGCCCCGCCAGCGGAGCCCTCCGCCCGCAACTGCTGCTGACCCTCGCG ATCTTAACATTTACCTGTGATGCCTGCAAAAAAGTCATACTACATGTCCCCTCCAAACTAGATGCTGAGAAATTTGTCGGTAGAG TTAACCTGAAGGAGTGCTTTCAGTCTGCAAATCTGATTCATTCGAGTGATCCTGATTTCCAAATTTTAGAAGATGGTTCAGTCTATACAACAAATGCTGTTTTGTCTTCAGAGGAGAGAAGTTTTAGCATATTACTTTCCAACACTGAgaaccaagaagaaaagaaaatacttgttcTGTTACAGCATCAAACTAAG GTACTAAAGAAAAGACATTCTAAAGAAAAAGTTCTAAGACGTGCCAAGAGAAGATGGGCTCCTATTCCTTGTTCAATGCAGGAGAATTCTTTGGGTCCTTTCCCACTTTTTCTTCAGCAG ATTCAATCTGACACCGCACAAAACTACACTATATTCTATTCCATAAGAGGACCTGGGGTAGACCGAGAacctaagaatttattttatgtagagAGAGATACTGGAAATCTGTTTTGTACTCGTCCTGTAGATCGTGAGGAATATGAATCCTTTGAG CTAATTGCCTTTGCCACAACTCCAGACGGATACACTCCAGAACTTCCACTGCCACTGGTAATCAGAATTGAGGATGAAAATGACAACTACcccatttttacagaaaaaactTATGTTTTTACAATTTCTGAAAATTGCAGAGTTG GTTCTACGGTGGGACAGGTGTGTGCAACTGACAAAGATGAACCTGATACGATGCACACACGTCTCAAATACTCCATCATCGAGCAGTTGCCAGCGTATCCCACACTATTTTCCATGCATCCAACTACAGGCGTGATCACCACGTCCTCATCTCAGCTAGACAGAGAG CTAATTGATAAATAccagttgaaaataaaagtacaagaTATGGATGGTCAATATTTCGGTTTGCAGACAACTTCAATTTGCATCATTAATATTGATGATGTAAATGACAACTTGCCAACATTTACCCGTACTTCT tatgTGACATCAGTGGAAGAAAATACTGTTGATGTCGAAATCCTCCGTGTTACTGTTGAGGATAAGGATTTAATGAATACTGCGAATTGGAGAGCTAATTATACCATTTTAAAGGgtaatgaaaatgagaattttaaaatagtaacagACCCGAAAACCAATGAAGGAATTCTGTGTGTGGTTAAG cccctgaattatgaagaaagaaaacaggtggaCCTACAGATTGTTGTAGTTAATGAAGCTCCATACTCGAAAGAGGGTAGCTTACGATCTACCATGAGCACAGCAACAGTTACTGTTAATGTAAAAAATCAAGATGAGGGCCCTGAGTGTAGCCCTCGAGTACAAACCATTCAAACTAAAGAAAATGTGCCAGTGGGGACAGAGATTCAAGGATACAAAGCGTATGACCCCGAAACAAGAAGTAGCAGTGGCATAAG GTACAAGAAATTAAGTGATCCAAAAGAGTGGgtcagaataaatgaaaacacaggatCCATTACAATTTTCAGAAACCTGGATCGAGAGGCAGAGATGATCAGAGgtggtatatataatattacaattCTTGCATCAGACAAAG ATGGGAGATCATGTACTGGGACACTGGGAATCATACTTCAAGATGTGAACGATAATGGCCCATCAATACCAAAACACACAGTGGTAATCTGCAAAACCGTCTTGTCACCATCTGCGGACATTGTTGCTATAGACCCTGATGAGCCTATCAATGGCCCACCCTTTGACTTCAGATTGGAGAATATTCCTGATTCAGACATAGAAAGAACATGGAGATTAACAAAAATTAACG atacGGCAGCTCGTCTTTTCTATGAGAAGGACCTTCCATTTGGAACATATCGAATATCTGTCAGAGTTGCCGATAGACATGGCCGGTCACTCATCACTCCGTTAAAAGTACTTTTATGTGACTGTGTTACTGAAAATGACTGCACGCTTCGCACAGATGCGAGGACTGGTGGCGGAGATGTGAGACTTGGAAAGTGGGCCATCCTTGCAATATTGTTGGGCATAGCGTTGCTCTTTT GTATCCTATTTACCTTAGTCTGTGGGGGTACTGGGGCAGCTAAACAGCCCAAAGTATTTCCTGATGATTTAGCCCAGCAGAACCTCATTGTGTCAAATACAGAAGCTCCAGGAGATGACAAAATA tgTTCCACGGATGGCTTTACAACCCATACTGTGGGCAGTTCGGCTCAGGGAGTGTGTGGCACCATGGGATCAGGAGTGAAAAATGGAGGGCAGGAGAGCATTGAAATGGTGAAAGGTGGACAtcagaccctggaatcatgccggGGGACTGGGCATCATCACACCCTGGATTCCTGTAGGGGAGGACATGTGGAGGTGGACACCTGCAGATACACCTACTCCGAATGGCATAATTTCACTCAGCCCCGCCTTGGTGAA AAGGTGCAACTGTGTAATCAAGATGACAAGCATAAGCATGCTCAAGACTATGTCCTTACATATAACTATGAAGGAAAAGGATCCGTGGCTGGTTCTATAGGTTGTTGCAGTGAACGACAAGAAGAAGATGGGCTTGAATTTTTGGATCATTTGGAACCCAAATTTAGGACACTAGCAGAAGCATGCATCAAGAGATGA
- the DSC2 gene encoding desmocollin-2 isoform X4 produces the protein MAPARATRPASGALRPQLLLTLAILTFTCDACKKVILHVPSKLDAEKFVGRVNLKECFQSANLIHSSDPDFQILEDGSVYTTNAVLSSEERSFSILLSNTENQEEKKILVLLQHQTKKRHSKEKVLRRAKRRWAPIPCSMQENSLGPFPLFLQQIQSDTAQNYTIFYSIRGPGVDREPKNLFYVERDTGNLFCTRPVDREEYESFELIAFATTPDGYTPELPLPLVIRIEDENDNYPIFTEKTYVFTISENCRVGSTVGQVCATDKDEPDTMHTRLKYSIIEQLPAYPTLFSMHPTTGVITTSSSQLDRELIDKYQLKIKVQDMDGQYFGLQTTSICIINIDDVNDNLPTFTRTSYVTSVEENTVDVEILRVTVEDKDLMNTANWRANYTILKGNENENFKIVTDPKTNEGILCVVKPLNYEERKQVDLQIVVVNEAPYSKEGSLRSTMSTATVTVNVKNQDEGPECSPRVQTIQTKENVPVGTEIQGYKAYDPETRSSSGIRYKKLSDPKEWVRINENTGSITIFRNLDREAEMIRGGIYNITILASDKDGRSCTGTLGIILQDVNDNGPSIPKHTVVICKTVLSPSADIVAIDPDEPINGPPFDFRLENIPDSDIERTWRLTKINDTAARLFYEKDLPFGTYRISVRVADRHGRSLITPLKVLLCDCVTENDCTLRTDARTGGGDVRLGKWAILAILLGIALLFCILFTLVCGGTGAAKQPKVFPDDLAQQNLIVSNTEAPGDDKICSTDGFTTHTVGSSAQGVCGTMGSGVKNGGQESIEMVKGGHQTLESCRGTGHHHTLDSCRGGHVEVDTCRYTYSEWHNFTQPRLGEESIRGHTLIKN, from the exons ATGGCGCCAGCCCGCGCCACCCGCCCCGCCAGCGGAGCCCTCCGCCCGCAACTGCTGCTGACCCTCGCG ATCTTAACATTTACCTGTGATGCCTGCAAAAAAGTCATACTACATGTCCCCTCCAAACTAGATGCTGAGAAATTTGTCGGTAGAG TTAACCTGAAGGAGTGCTTTCAGTCTGCAAATCTGATTCATTCGAGTGATCCTGATTTCCAAATTTTAGAAGATGGTTCAGTCTATACAACAAATGCTGTTTTGTCTTCAGAGGAGAGAAGTTTTAGCATATTACTTTCCAACACTGAgaaccaagaagaaaagaaaatacttgttcTGTTACAGCATCAAACTAAG AAAAGACATTCTAAAGAAAAAGTTCTAAGACGTGCCAAGAGAAGATGGGCTCCTATTCCTTGTTCAATGCAGGAGAATTCTTTGGGTCCTTTCCCACTTTTTCTTCAGCAG ATTCAATCTGACACCGCACAAAACTACACTATATTCTATTCCATAAGAGGACCTGGGGTAGACCGAGAacctaagaatttattttatgtagagAGAGATACTGGAAATCTGTTTTGTACTCGTCCTGTAGATCGTGAGGAATATGAATCCTTTGAG CTAATTGCCTTTGCCACAACTCCAGACGGATACACTCCAGAACTTCCACTGCCACTGGTAATCAGAATTGAGGATGAAAATGACAACTACcccatttttacagaaaaaactTATGTTTTTACAATTTCTGAAAATTGCAGAGTTG GTTCTACGGTGGGACAGGTGTGTGCAACTGACAAAGATGAACCTGATACGATGCACACACGTCTCAAATACTCCATCATCGAGCAGTTGCCAGCGTATCCCACACTATTTTCCATGCATCCAACTACAGGCGTGATCACCACGTCCTCATCTCAGCTAGACAGAGAG CTAATTGATAAATAccagttgaaaataaaagtacaagaTATGGATGGTCAATATTTCGGTTTGCAGACAACTTCAATTTGCATCATTAATATTGATGATGTAAATGACAACTTGCCAACATTTACCCGTACTTCT tatgTGACATCAGTGGAAGAAAATACTGTTGATGTCGAAATCCTCCGTGTTACTGTTGAGGATAAGGATTTAATGAATACTGCGAATTGGAGAGCTAATTATACCATTTTAAAGGgtaatgaaaatgagaattttaaaatagtaacagACCCGAAAACCAATGAAGGAATTCTGTGTGTGGTTAAG cccctgaattatgaagaaagaaaacaggtggaCCTACAGATTGTTGTAGTTAATGAAGCTCCATACTCGAAAGAGGGTAGCTTACGATCTACCATGAGCACAGCAACAGTTACTGTTAATGTAAAAAATCAAGATGAGGGCCCTGAGTGTAGCCCTCGAGTACAAACCATTCAAACTAAAGAAAATGTGCCAGTGGGGACAGAGATTCAAGGATACAAAGCGTATGACCCCGAAACAAGAAGTAGCAGTGGCATAAG GTACAAGAAATTAAGTGATCCAAAAGAGTGGgtcagaataaatgaaaacacaggatCCATTACAATTTTCAGAAACCTGGATCGAGAGGCAGAGATGATCAGAGgtggtatatataatattacaattCTTGCATCAGACAAAG ATGGGAGATCATGTACTGGGACACTGGGAATCATACTTCAAGATGTGAACGATAATGGCCCATCAATACCAAAACACACAGTGGTAATCTGCAAAACCGTCTTGTCACCATCTGCGGACATTGTTGCTATAGACCCTGATGAGCCTATCAATGGCCCACCCTTTGACTTCAGATTGGAGAATATTCCTGATTCAGACATAGAAAGAACATGGAGATTAACAAAAATTAACG atacGGCAGCTCGTCTTTTCTATGAGAAGGACCTTCCATTTGGAACATATCGAATATCTGTCAGAGTTGCCGATAGACATGGCCGGTCACTCATCACTCCGTTAAAAGTACTTTTATGTGACTGTGTTACTGAAAATGACTGCACGCTTCGCACAGATGCGAGGACTGGTGGCGGAGATGTGAGACTTGGAAAGTGGGCCATCCTTGCAATATTGTTGGGCATAGCGTTGCTCTTTT GTATCCTATTTACCTTAGTCTGTGGGGGTACTGGGGCAGCTAAACAGCCCAAAGTATTTCCTGATGATTTAGCCCAGCAGAACCTCATTGTGTCAAATACAGAAGCTCCAGGAGATGACAAAATA tgTTCCACGGATGGCTTTACAACCCATACTGTGGGCAGTTCGGCTCAGGGAGTGTGTGGCACCATGGGATCAGGAGTGAAAAATGGAGGGCAGGAGAGCATTGAAATGGTGAAAGGTGGACAtcagaccctggaatcatgccggGGGACTGGGCATCATCACACCCTGGATTCCTGTAGGGGAGGACATGTGGAGGTGGACACCTGCAGATACACCTACTCCGAATGGCATAATTTCACTCAGCCCCGCCTTGGTGAA GAATCCATTAGAGGACACACtctgattaaaaattaa
- the DSC2 gene encoding desmocollin-2 isoform X2 has protein sequence MAPARATRPASGALRPQLLLTLAILTFTCDACKKVILHVPSKLDAEKFVGRVNLKECFQSANLIHSSDPDFQILEDGSVYTTNAVLSSEERSFSILLSNTENQEEKKILVLLQHQTKKRHSKEKVLRRAKRRWAPIPCSMQENSLGPFPLFLQQIQSDTAQNYTIFYSIRGPGVDREPKNLFYVERDTGNLFCTRPVDREEYESFELIAFATTPDGYTPELPLPLVIRIEDENDNYPIFTEKTYVFTISENCRVGSTVGQVCATDKDEPDTMHTRLKYSIIEQLPAYPTLFSMHPTTGVITTSSSQLDRELIDKYQLKIKVQDMDGQYFGLQTTSICIINIDDVNDNLPTFTRTSYVTSVEENTVDVEILRVTVEDKDLMNTANWRANYTILKGNENENFKIVTDPKTNEGILCVVKPLNYEERKQVDLQIVVVNEAPYSKEGSLRSTMSTATVTVNVKNQDEGPECSPRVQTIQTKENVPVGTEIQGYKAYDPETRSSSGIRYKKLSDPKEWVRINENTGSITIFRNLDREAEMIRGGIYNITILASDKDGRSCTGTLGIILQDVNDNGPSIPKHTVVICKTVLSPSADIVAIDPDEPINGPPFDFRLENIPDSDIERTWRLTKINDTAARLFYEKDLPFGTYRISVRVADRHGRSLITPLKVLLCDCVTENDCTLRTDARTGGGDVRLGKWAILAILLGIALLFCILFTLVCGGTGAAKQPKVFPDDLAQQNLIVSNTEAPGDDKICSTDGFTTHTVGSSAQGVCGTMGSGVKNGGQESIEMVKGGHQTLESCRGTGHHHTLDSCRGGHVEVDTCRYTYSEWHNFTQPRLGEKVQLCNQDDKHKHAQDYVLTYNYEGKGSVAGSIGCCSERQEEDGLEFLDHLEPKFRTLAEACIKR, from the exons ATGGCGCCAGCCCGCGCCACCCGCCCCGCCAGCGGAGCCCTCCGCCCGCAACTGCTGCTGACCCTCGCG ATCTTAACATTTACCTGTGATGCCTGCAAAAAAGTCATACTACATGTCCCCTCCAAACTAGATGCTGAGAAATTTGTCGGTAGAG TTAACCTGAAGGAGTGCTTTCAGTCTGCAAATCTGATTCATTCGAGTGATCCTGATTTCCAAATTTTAGAAGATGGTTCAGTCTATACAACAAATGCTGTTTTGTCTTCAGAGGAGAGAAGTTTTAGCATATTACTTTCCAACACTGAgaaccaagaagaaaagaaaatacttgttcTGTTACAGCATCAAACTAAG AAAAGACATTCTAAAGAAAAAGTTCTAAGACGTGCCAAGAGAAGATGGGCTCCTATTCCTTGTTCAATGCAGGAGAATTCTTTGGGTCCTTTCCCACTTTTTCTTCAGCAG ATTCAATCTGACACCGCACAAAACTACACTATATTCTATTCCATAAGAGGACCTGGGGTAGACCGAGAacctaagaatttattttatgtagagAGAGATACTGGAAATCTGTTTTGTACTCGTCCTGTAGATCGTGAGGAATATGAATCCTTTGAG CTAATTGCCTTTGCCACAACTCCAGACGGATACACTCCAGAACTTCCACTGCCACTGGTAATCAGAATTGAGGATGAAAATGACAACTACcccatttttacagaaaaaactTATGTTTTTACAATTTCTGAAAATTGCAGAGTTG GTTCTACGGTGGGACAGGTGTGTGCAACTGACAAAGATGAACCTGATACGATGCACACACGTCTCAAATACTCCATCATCGAGCAGTTGCCAGCGTATCCCACACTATTTTCCATGCATCCAACTACAGGCGTGATCACCACGTCCTCATCTCAGCTAGACAGAGAG CTAATTGATAAATAccagttgaaaataaaagtacaagaTATGGATGGTCAATATTTCGGTTTGCAGACAACTTCAATTTGCATCATTAATATTGATGATGTAAATGACAACTTGCCAACATTTACCCGTACTTCT tatgTGACATCAGTGGAAGAAAATACTGTTGATGTCGAAATCCTCCGTGTTACTGTTGAGGATAAGGATTTAATGAATACTGCGAATTGGAGAGCTAATTATACCATTTTAAAGGgtaatgaaaatgagaattttaaaatagtaacagACCCGAAAACCAATGAAGGAATTCTGTGTGTGGTTAAG cccctgaattatgaagaaagaaaacaggtggaCCTACAGATTGTTGTAGTTAATGAAGCTCCATACTCGAAAGAGGGTAGCTTACGATCTACCATGAGCACAGCAACAGTTACTGTTAATGTAAAAAATCAAGATGAGGGCCCTGAGTGTAGCCCTCGAGTACAAACCATTCAAACTAAAGAAAATGTGCCAGTGGGGACAGAGATTCAAGGATACAAAGCGTATGACCCCGAAACAAGAAGTAGCAGTGGCATAAG GTACAAGAAATTAAGTGATCCAAAAGAGTGGgtcagaataaatgaaaacacaggatCCATTACAATTTTCAGAAACCTGGATCGAGAGGCAGAGATGATCAGAGgtggtatatataatattacaattCTTGCATCAGACAAAG ATGGGAGATCATGTACTGGGACACTGGGAATCATACTTCAAGATGTGAACGATAATGGCCCATCAATACCAAAACACACAGTGGTAATCTGCAAAACCGTCTTGTCACCATCTGCGGACATTGTTGCTATAGACCCTGATGAGCCTATCAATGGCCCACCCTTTGACTTCAGATTGGAGAATATTCCTGATTCAGACATAGAAAGAACATGGAGATTAACAAAAATTAACG atacGGCAGCTCGTCTTTTCTATGAGAAGGACCTTCCATTTGGAACATATCGAATATCTGTCAGAGTTGCCGATAGACATGGCCGGTCACTCATCACTCCGTTAAAAGTACTTTTATGTGACTGTGTTACTGAAAATGACTGCACGCTTCGCACAGATGCGAGGACTGGTGGCGGAGATGTGAGACTTGGAAAGTGGGCCATCCTTGCAATATTGTTGGGCATAGCGTTGCTCTTTT GTATCCTATTTACCTTAGTCTGTGGGGGTACTGGGGCAGCTAAACAGCCCAAAGTATTTCCTGATGATTTAGCCCAGCAGAACCTCATTGTGTCAAATACAGAAGCTCCAGGAGATGACAAAATA tgTTCCACGGATGGCTTTACAACCCATACTGTGGGCAGTTCGGCTCAGGGAGTGTGTGGCACCATGGGATCAGGAGTGAAAAATGGAGGGCAGGAGAGCATTGAAATGGTGAAAGGTGGACAtcagaccctggaatcatgccggGGGACTGGGCATCATCACACCCTGGATTCCTGTAGGGGAGGACATGTGGAGGTGGACACCTGCAGATACACCTACTCCGAATGGCATAATTTCACTCAGCCCCGCCTTGGTGAA AAGGTGCAACTGTGTAATCAAGATGACAAGCATAAGCATGCTCAAGACTATGTCCTTACATATAACTATGAAGGAAAAGGATCCGTGGCTGGTTCTATAGGTTGTTGCAGTGAACGACAAGAAGAAGATGGGCTTGAATTTTTGGATCATTTGGAACCCAAATTTAGGACACTAGCAGAAGCATGCATCAAGAGATGA